The window AGCGACACCTGCTCCAGATAGGGGTCCGACTTGATGCCCTCGGCACCGTCGTAGGTCGTGCGGCTGCGCAGCCAGGCGATAGCCTCGCGGGCCGTCAGGCCGTCGATCGGGGCGTTGGGGCCGCCGACGCGGTTGGCCGCCTCGGCGAAGGCCAGCACCATGTGGGCCCAGCGGATGAAGAATTTCGAATGCGGCATCTTGTTGACCGAGGTCTCGGACCAGTTGAGGCCCATGTAGACGAACTTTTTGATGTGGTAGTTCGTCAGCGAGTTCTTCGAACTGGTTCCGGCCGCATCCTTGCCGCCGTTGGACCAGTTCTCGAAAGTGTAGGTCTTGCTCGTCTGCCCCGTAACCACCGAACGGCCGTTGTAGAAGATCACGCTGTAAAAGCGCGGGTCCCGGTTGAGGTAGGGATTCGCGGGGTCGTAGGCGTACTCGGGCGACTCGCCGATCGGATAGCCGTCGGCCATGCCGAAAGCATCGACCAGCTCCTGCGTGGCGCCCATCGTGCCGTTGCCCTGGAAGCCGCCCGGATAGAAGGCGCGTTCCATGTCGTCGTTCGAGGATTTGTAGCGCGAGGCGTAGACGATTTCGGGGTTGTTGGGGTCGCACCAATCGACCTGCCGTCCGACGGAGAAGCCTCCGGAGACGTTGTCCACCGTCATCTTGAAATCCATCACCTCCTTGGCGCATTCGGCGGCCTTGCGCCAGCGCTCCACGTCGCCGTCGGGATTGAACCGCGGGCTGGCCCACGTGAGGTAGACCAGCGCCTTGATGGCCACGGCGCTGATGCCGTCGAGACGGCCCCAGTTCTGAGCCCCCAGCACGCGGCGGTCGTCGGCGTTCGGCACCAGGAAGTCGCGGTGCGCGATCGGCAGATACTTGTAGGCCGAATCGCAGTCGCGCAGGATCTGCGCCACGCACTCGTCGTAGGTGTTGCGCTCGAAGCGCAGGCCGCGCATCTCCTCGGGCGACATCTCCCAGACACGCACGGGTTCGAGCAGGATGGGATACCCCAACAGGCGGCCGTCCGTGCCGCGTCCACCGAACTTTTGCAGCAGGTCCCACTGGAACCAGGCGCGCAGGGCATAGGCTTCGCCCCAGAGGCGGTTGCGGAGCAGCTCGTCGAGGTGCTCGTCGAGCATATAGCGCATGTTCAGGCCGCGGTCGTCCTTGAGGAACATATTGACGTTGTAGATGCCCTTGTAGTCGCGGTCCCAGTAGGTTTCGAACGGGTCGTTCGTGGGGCTCGTGACGCCGACGGCGAAACGCCGCAGGACATCGGTCGTCGAGGTGCGCACGGCGTTGTCCGTGGCGCAGTCGAGGTAGGCGCCCTCGTTGTCGTTGTAGTTCTGGGCCATGTAGTCGTAGCACTTGCCGATGAGGCCCTGCATCGTCGTCGGGTTGGTCAGGATGTACCCCTCCGAGCGGATCGCGCTGGGATAGGGATCGAGGAAATCGCTGCACGAACACATCGCACCGACTGCGGCCACGGCCAATATCTGAAATAAGGTTCTTTTCATCGTCGTCTCAATTAGAAGGTTAACTTAACGCCTGCCACGAAGGTGCGCATCAGCGGATAGTTCGTGAGTCCGGAGCCGATGGCCTCGGGATCGACATCCTTGATCTTCGAAACGGTACAGAGGTTGTTGCCGCGCAGGTAGACCCGCATGCGGCGGATCGAGGTGATGCCCAGCCGGTGCACGGGCAGTTCGTAGCCCAGTTCGACGGTCTGGATCTTGAAGAACCCGCCGTCCTCCAGCCAGAAGGTCGAGGTCTTGTAGTTGTTGTTGACCTTGTTGTAGGTCAGGCGCGGATGGTCGGGATTGCCGGCGTTGCGAAGCGTGTACTTCGAATAGTTGCCGTCGCCCCAGCCGTTCCAGAAGTAGTCGTTCGTCAGCGCCAGGTCGTAGAAGGCGCGCCCGGTGCCCACCACCGTCAGGTCGAAATCGCGGTAGCGGAGGTTGACGTTCACGCCGTAGATCATCTTGGGCGTCGAGTTGCCGATGACGCAGAAGTCGTTGTCATCGATCTGCCCGTCGCCGTTCATGTCCTCGTATTTGAGATCGCCCTTTTGCAGCTTGTCGTCGAAGAGCTGCGGCACGGCGAGCGTCTCCTCGTCGCTCTGGAACTGCCCGATGCAGCGCAGGCCCCAGATCGAGGAGGCCGAATAGCCGACTTTCGAACGGTAGGCGTCCTTGTAGTCGAGCTCGTCGGCGCGGAGCACCTTCGAAGCCTGGAACGTCGCCCAACCGTTGACCGAGTAGGAGAAATCGCCGGCACGGTCGCGCCAGCCCAGCGCCAGTTCATAGCCCTGA of the Alistipes senegalensis JC50 genome contains:
- a CDS encoding RagB/SusD family nutrient uptake outer membrane protein — protein: MKRTLFQILAVAAVGAMCSCSDFLDPYPSAIRSEGYILTNPTTMQGLIGKCYDYMAQNYNDNEGAYLDCATDNAVRTSTTDVLRRFAVGVTSPTNDPFETYWDRDYKGIYNVNMFLKDDRGLNMRYMLDEHLDELLRNRLWGEAYALRAWFQWDLLQKFGGRGTDGRLLGYPILLEPVRVWEMSPEEMRGLRFERNTYDECVAQILRDCDSAYKYLPIAHRDFLVPNADDRRVLGAQNWGRLDGISAVAIKALVYLTWASPRFNPDGDVERWRKAAECAKEVMDFKMTVDNVSGGFSVGRQVDWCDPNNPEIVYASRYKSSNDDMERAFYPGGFQGNGTMGATQELVDAFGMADGYPIGESPEYAYDPANPYLNRDPRFYSVIFYNGRSVVTGQTSKTYTFENWSNGGKDAAGTSSKNSLTNYHIKKFVYMGLNWSETSVNKMPHSKFFIRWAHMVLAFAEAANRVGGPNAPIDGLTAREAIAWLRSRTTYDGAEGIKSDPYLEQVSLAGKEAFDKFLRNERRIETCFEGTWFFDLRRWTTTLGELNREVHGVQVTRKQNGDFEYDFDHVVEKRSFTSAYLPIPYKEMLNVEGLVQNEGWENWQ